Genomic segment of Burkholderia pyrrocinia:
GATGATCCTGGAACGGCTGCACGGCACCGGGATCGGCGCCGACCATGCCCGTATCGTCGAGCATGAAGCTGATCGCCAGGCCGACCGTGACGCCCGCGAGCACGCGGAACACGTCGCGCGGTTCGTCGCCGGGTGCATCCTTCAGCGATTCCAGCCGTTCCCTGCGAATGCTGGCACGCAGTGCCGTTTGCTCCTGGGCGTCGGTGAGCCGGACAACGCCGTCCAGCACGCTTCCCTTGATTCGCTGCGTGGCGAACGTCGTAAATGCGACGCCGCGGGTCCGGTCGAACCGGTCGATGGATTCGAGCAGGCCGACGCAGGAGAACTGCATGTAGTCCTGGTACTCGACATCGTCGCGGTGTCGCCCACGATACAGCTTGCCTGCGAGTGCGGCCGCGTACGACAGATAGAAATCGAACAACGCCTCTCTTGCATCGGGATCGCGACTGCGCTCGAAGGCGAGCCACAGATCGTGTTCTCGTCCGACGGTCGATATGGCGTCTGCTGCGCCCGGCAGATCCTGCAGCGTCATTTGAAGCTGCCCAGCACGCCACGCAGGATGAGGCCCCAGCCGTCTACCAGCACGAACATCAGGACCTTGAGCGGCAGCGAGATCGTCGCCGGCGGCACCATCAGCATGCCGAGCGACAGCAGTACGCTGGAGACGACGAGGTCGATCAGCAGGAACGGCAGCAGGATGACGAAGCCGATCTGGAACGACACGCGCAGCTCGTTCAGAATGAACGCGGGCGTCAATTGCAGCAGGCTGACGTCGGCGGGTGTCGCGGGAAGCGGCTGGTGCGACATTTCGTACATCCACTTCAGTTCGTCTTCGCGCACCTGGCGCAGCATGAAGTCGCGCAGCGGCCCGCTGCTGCGTTCGAGCGCCTGCGACAACTCGAGGTGGCCGCCGATGAAAGGCTGAAGCGCGTCGTGGTTGATCGTCTGCAGCGTCGGCAGCATTGCGAACACGGTCAGGAACAACGCGAGGCTGATCAGTACCGGCGTCGGCGGCGTTTCAGGCATGCCGAATGCATGGCGGATCATCGACAGCACGATCGCGATCCGGATAAAGGCCGTCATCGAGACGACGAATGCGGGGAGGAGGCTGAGCACCGTCAGCAATACGGCAATGCGTACGGCTTCGGACATGCCGGCCCCGGAACGCGCGAAATCGGCGACACCCAGCGACGACAGCGGCGCCGCGGCCTGCAGCGCAGGCGCCGCATGAGCCCAGCCCGCCGCGCCACTCAGCAGTGCGAACAGCAGGATGGCCAGAACGCGGTGCAACGTTGCGCGCATCTCAGGACTCCGACGGCGACTGGTCGCGTGCATCGACGACGCGGCTGCCGTTCGCATCGGACATGAGAAGAACAACGCGCTGGTCATATTGGATCAAATGCAGGGTGGTCCGGGGGGAAAGACGGGCATGTTCGATCACGCGAATGCGCGGAGCATTCGCCGGATCGCGAGGCGTGCCGCGCACGGTGCGCGCCCGAATGACGAGCGCGGCGACGACGCCGATCGCGAGACACAACAGCAACGCCAGCACGACGCGAACCCAGTCCACGCCGAGGTGCGAGAACAGGCCGGCGGCCGGCGCGGTATCGGTCGCGCGTTCGAGCCACGACGTTTGCACCGGCGCGGTCATCGATCGGCGGTTCCGACGCTGACGATGCGCACGCCGAAGCGGCCGTCGACGGCCACGATTTCTCCGGTCGCGATCGTCTTGCCGTTCAACGCGATCTCGACCGGATCGCCGATCGATCGGTCGAGTTCGAGAACGCCGCCCGATTGCAGCGTCATCATGTCCTTGATGTTCATCGTGGTGCGACCGAGCAGCACGTCGACGGTGACCTTGACGCCGTCGAGCAACTCGAGCATCGGGCGCGGCGATTCTTCCGCGTTCGCATCGGCGTGCTGTTCGGGCAGATCGACGCGGGCCGCGACGGCCTGTTTGGGAAACGTATGGGTAGTCATGGCGAATCGGGCGTCGCGAGCGACGTCAGTTTGAAGGAAAGCGAGGTGCCGGTACGGCCGGGTGTGCCGAATGCGACGGCGCACGCGGTTTCGTCGACGACCAGCGCGGCAGGCGCGTCGATAGCGCGATCGAGGACGACGACGTCGCCCGGCGACAAGGTCGTCAACTGGGCCGCGGACAGTTCGCATCGGCCGAGCAGCACGGACAGCGCGACCGGACACGCATCGAGGGCGGCACGGCGGGGTGTCAGGTCGCCGTCGGTGTGTCGACCTGACGCGAAAGACGCTTCGGCGGCGGCTTCGTTCCAGATGTGGCGGACGTCACAGAACAGCATGCCAAGCGTGTCGTCATTCGATGCGGCGATCGCCAGCCGGATGACGCCGTATCCGCTGAACGACGCGGCGGCAGCGCCGCGTGCTTCATTCGAAGTGTGCGCTGAACCGATCTGCGTGGAAGAGGGCGACACGCGAAGCGACGCGATCAGGTCGTCGCGGATTTCAGTCGCGATCGACGCAAGGAAGTCGTGGCACGCACGGCTGTCGAAAGCGTGCCCGCCCGCTGCGAATGCGGCATCGACCAGACGCCGGTCGCTGCGCTCGAACATGTCCAGGCGGATGCCCGGTGCGCACACGTGACAGGTCTGCCCCGACCCGTCGGTTTCGGGCGGGTTGCCGGGCAAGCGGACGATCTCACCGAAGGAAAAGCACGGCCGGACGAACCAGCGCGATTGCCAGTCGGCGAGTGCGGTCTCGAACAGCGCCCGCGCGATGTCCGGATCGCGGTCGCTGGCCGGGCGCCAGGTGACGGGGCCGATGCTCATCCCTGACTCCGCATCTGAAGCAACTGCATCATCATCTCGTTCGCCGCGCTCACGACCTGCGACG
This window contains:
- a CDS encoding sigma-70 family RNA polymerase sigma factor, with translation MTLQDLPGAADAISTVGREHDLWLAFERSRDPDAREALFDFYLSYAAALAGKLYRGRHRDDVEYQDYMQFSCVGLLESIDRFDRTRGVAFTTFATQRIKGSVLDGVVRLTDAQEQTALRASIRRERLESLKDAPGDEPRDVFRVLAGVTVGLAISFMLDDTGMVGADPGAVQPFQDHPYRTLAQQQTRSRLYEAVDRLPAREQKIIRYHYFHRLSFEHIADILNLSKGRISQLHRAALDELRRQIGTDDFYLLA
- the fliP gene encoding flagellar type III secretion system pore protein FliP (The bacterial flagellar biogenesis protein FliP forms a type III secretion system (T3SS)-type pore required for flagellar assembly.) codes for the protein MRATLHRVLAILLFALLSGAAGWAHAAPALQAAAPLSSLGVADFARSGAGMSEAVRIAVLLTVLSLLPAFVVSMTAFIRIAIVLSMIRHAFGMPETPPTPVLISLALFLTVFAMLPTLQTINHDALQPFIGGHLELSQALERSSGPLRDFMLRQVREDELKWMYEMSHQPLPATPADVSLLQLTPAFILNELRVSFQIGFVILLPFLLIDLVVSSVLLSLGMLMVPPATISLPLKVLMFVLVDGWGLILRGVLGSFK
- a CDS encoding FliM/FliN family flagellar motor C-terminal domain-containing protein, with amino-acid sequence MSIGPVTWRPASDRDPDIARALFETALADWQSRWFVRPCFSFGEIVRLPGNPPETDGSGQTCHVCAPGIRLDMFERSDRRLVDAAFAAGGHAFDSRACHDFLASIATEIRDDLIASLRVSPSSTQIGSAHTSNEARGAAAASFSGYGVIRLAIAASNDDTLGMLFCDVRHIWNEAAAEASFASGRHTDGDLTPRRAALDACPVALSVLLGRCELSAAQLTTLSPGDVVVLDRAIDAPAALVVDETACAVAFGTPGRTGTSLSFKLTSLATPDSP
- a CDS encoding flagellar biosynthetic protein FliO; translation: MTAPVQTSWLERATDTAPAAGLFSHLGVDWVRVVLALLLCLAIGVVAALVIRARTVRGTPRDPANAPRIRVIEHARLSPRTTLHLIQYDQRVVLLMSDANGSRVVDARDQSPSES
- the fliN gene encoding flagellar motor switch protein FliN; the encoded protein is MTTHTFPKQAVAARVDLPEQHADANAEESPRPMLELLDGVKVTVDVLLGRTTMNIKDMMTLQSGGVLELDRSIGDPVEIALNGKTIATGEIVAVDGRFGVRIVSVGTADR